In a genomic window of Corvus hawaiiensis isolate bCorHaw1 chromosome Z, bCorHaw1.pri.cur, whole genome shotgun sequence:
- the TTC39B gene encoding tetratricopeptide repeat protein 39B isoform X3, producing MDLKCALEECSMALNLFLNNKFSEALELLRPWSKDSMYHALGYSTILVMQAAMTFEQQDIQVGISTMKEALQTCQRFRKRSTVVESLSNLVSKQTVDQLSEEEMHAEICYAECLLQKAALTFVQDENMINFIKGGLKIRTSYQIYKECHQVLQMTQGNKSKNETYYQFEGGVNLGIGAFNLMLSLLPGRILRLLEFIGFSGNRELGLCQLREGASGSSLRAILCTFTLLVYHTYVSLILGTGEANLQEADSLLEPYLQKFPNGSIILFYAARIDILKGNFEKAQLRFQDCIAAQQEWKQIHHLCYWELMWCYTFQQDWLQAYRYADLLSKESRWSKAIYVFQKAAILCMLSEDDLKRTGEDVVSLFRQVDGLKQRIAGKSIPTEKFAVRKARRYACPQPVKLILPVLEMMYVWNGFAVVGKRADLTENLLVTIEKEETALQNETNHNEYYVDDVCMLQLLKGLCLKHLGRLMQAELCFSKVIQSEKQIKYDSYLVPFTLYELGLLYKQQDEREKAIRYIETAKNNYKEYSMESRLHFRIHAALDSLKVSPASTP from the exons GTCCAAAGATAGTATGTACCATGCACTTGGATACAGTACTATTTTAGTTATGCAAGCTGCTATGACCTTTGAACAGCAGGATATACAGGTGGGAATTTCTACAATGAAGGAGGCTTTGCAAACCTGCCAAAG ATTCAGGAAAAGAAGCACAGTGGTGGAATCCTTGTCCAATCTGGTTTCTAAACAGACAGTGGATCAGTTGAGTGAAG AGGAAATGCATGCTGAAATCTGCTATGCTGAATGCTTATTACAGAAAGCAGCTCTCACCTTCGTACAG gatGAAAATATGATCAACTTTATCAAAGGCGGCCTCAAAATTAGGACAAGTTACCAAATATACAA AGAATGCCATCAGGTGCTACAGATGACTCAGgggaacaaaagcaaaaatgaaacgTACTACCAGTTTGAAGGAGGAGTAAATCTTGGAATTGGAGCATTCAACTTG atGCTGTCACTTTTACCAGGAAGGATCCTTCGACTTTTAGAATTTATTGGATTTTCTGGAAATAGG GAGTTGGGCCTCTGCCAACTACGGGAAGGCGCATCTGGCAGCAGTTTGAGGGCCATTCTGTGTACTTTCACCCTGTTGGTTTATCATACTTACGTCTCCTTAATCCTTG GTACAGGGGAAGCCAACCTTCAGGAAGCAGACAGTCTCCTTGAACCCTACCTCCAGAAATTTCCAAAT GGTTCCATTATTCTATTTTATGCTGCCAGAATAGATATACTGAAAGGAAATTTTGAAAAG GCGCAGTTGAGGTTCCAAGACTGCATAGCAGCCCAGCAAGAGTGGAAACAGATTCATCATCTCTGTTACTGGGAACTGATGTGGTGCTACACCTTTCAGCAGGACTGGCTTCAAGCATATCGGTATGCAGACCTGCTCAGCAAAGAGAGCAGGTGGTCTAAG gCAATATATGTATTCCAGAAGGCAGCAATTCTGTGTATGCTTTCAGAGGATGATTTGAAGAGGACTGGTGAGGACGTAGTGTCTTTATTCAG GCAAGTGGATGGTCTAAAACAGAGAATTGCAGGAAAATCTATCCCAACTGAGAAGTTTGCAGTAAGGAAAGCTCGACGCTATGCATGTCCTCAACCAGTGAAGCTGATACTACCTGTCTTG gaAATGATGTATGTCTGGAATGGATTTGCAGTTGTGGGCAAAAGAGCGGACCTCACTGAAAACTTACTGGTAACAATTGAAAAAGAAGAGACTGCTCTACAAAATGAAACTA ATCACAATGAATACTATGTGGATGATGTGTGCATGTTGCAGCTACTAAAAGGCCTCTGCCTGAAACACTTGGGAAGACTCATGCAAGCTGAATTATGTTTCAGTAAAGTAAttcaaag tgagaagcaaataaaatatgACAGCTACTTGGTGCCATTCACCTTGTATGAATTGGGTCTTCTGTACAAACAACaggatgagagagaaaaagcaataaGATACATAGAAACTGCAAA AAACAACTACAAGGAATACTCCATGGAGTCCAGGTTGCACTTCAGAATTCATGCAGCACTTGACAGCTTGAAGGTGTCACCTGCTTCAACACCTTGA